CTGCAAGCTGAACTTTCCGACAGGCGAGGAGGTCGACGAAGGCTTTCATGTGTTTTTGACCTTTGAACACGGCAAAACCGTGATGGTGGAAGTCGGCACCCGCAATTTCCTGAGCCTGCCCCTCTGGTACGTCAGCGGGACCACCGGCACAGCGGTCATTGAGGATTGGTCACTCAAAGGCAAAATCATGAAACTCCAGAGTTTCGAGGACATGGACGCCAAGCCGATTGTGGCCGGTGCCGGATTGACGAAAACCATGGCGCCCCGGTTTGATACCACGACCACCGAAGAGCCTTTGCCCCGCGTCAAAGCGGATGTCCGTGATTTCTACCGCAATGTCATGGCGGTCATTGAGGGACGGGCCCAACCCGCGGTCAAGAATGCCGAAGTCATGCGGGTGATGAAGCTGATGGAGGCGTGCATGCTATCCAATAAATCTGGACAAGTGGTTCAATTTGAATAGCATGATGACGTGCTCTAGGTTGCATTAATGATTACATGTCAGTCAGCTTAATTGCAGGAGAACTACATCATGAAAACGCACCTGTTCATTCCAGCCCTGTTGGCCTTGTTCACGCTTACCAGTTCCGCCGCGCCCCTTCGGATCGCACTCTTGGAATTCAATGACGAAACGGGGGCGCGCCCCGAGTCCTCGATGATCGGGCCGATCAACACCGCCGCCCTGGCGGCGAAGGGAATCGACCTGACTGCCAGGCAGCTGATGGAGCAGAAGGGCTTCATTTTAATCGACCGCCGGGATTTCATTGAGAAGCTCCAGAAATCGACCCCGCGTGAATTGCTGGAAGGGCAACCTCGCCCGGCCTACATCCAGGCGGCGCAATTGCTGGGCGCGTCTTCCATGTTGCGCGGAAGCCTTTCAAGTTTCTCGACCCGCAAGGAACTGTACAACATGGAGGGCTCGAAAATCGAGCTCACCAAACTCTCCCTGCGCATCACGCTGCGGGCGTTGGACGTGGTGGACGGCGCGGTCATCAGCATTGCCGAGGGGGTTGCCGACCAATCATTCCGGCAAACCGCGTCCCAACAGACCCAACTGGGGGAAGAGGATCTGCTGAAGTTGATGGAAGTCGCCATTAACCAGGCCGTGCCCAAATTGACGGCCGCCTTAATCAAACACGGGGAAACGGAAGCCCGTCCGAAAACGCGGCTCACCATCGATAGCACTGACAACCCGGCCCTGGTTGAAGTGGATGGCATTTTAGTGGGCGTCACCCCCCTGACCGGACTCGAGGTCTATCAGGGAGACCATACGCTCACCGTCAGTCGCCCGGGTTACACCACGATGTCAAAACGCATTCTCATGAACAATAAACTCCAGATCAATGTCCCCATGCTCCGGACTGACATCACCGTGGAAGAGCGGGTGAAAATTTTGGACAAAGCCCAGCTCAAGGTGTATCTCACCGATGGCAAGCCCGACATTCTGGTTCAGGAAATAAAGGATTAATCCCTGCCGCCGGGCAACGGGGGTTACCTCAGTTGCTCAAGGGCGTGTTTCAACTTAAGGCAGGCGGGTTTGGCCTGCTCATAGATTTTCTCCGCCTTATAGAACTCCAGGATATCGATATCAATGAGTTCCGGCGTGATGTAGAGATCCGGTTGGACCTGCCTCAACTTCTCGGTGATGATCGATTTCTGCATGATGTCAAAGGTGCCAAGTACCACCCGGAACAAGCTGGGCATGTGGCGCCGGGGCGAATGCTGCTCACCCATCACATTGATAGCGACCACCAGGTCGCAGTCATCAAGCAGATCAAAAGGAACCGGATTGACGCTCCCCCCATCAATCAAAATCCGGCCATCGCGCCGAACGGGCGTAAAGACCCCGGGGATCGCCATGCTGGCCTTGACGGCATCCAGCAGTTCCCCGGATTTGATCACCACCTGCTCACTTGAATAAAAATCGGTTGCGACCACGTTGAGGGGAATGCGCAAGTCTTCGAACCGACTGACACGCATCGCCTCATAGAGGAAATCAATAAACTTGTCCCCTTTCAAAAGCCCCCCATGCCCGAATTCCACATCGAGAAACTGAAGCCATTTAAAGGAACCTTTTCGCTGCAAGACCTTGCGGAAGGATTCATCCGGGGATTTCAGCATACTATGCACCCCAGCGCGGATTTCAGCGCCGGAGATCCCCGAGGCATACAGGGCCCCCATCACGGCCCCGATGCTGGTTCCCGCAATGCGATGGGGCCGGATTCCCAGCTCGTCGAACACTTCCAACATGGGAATATGCGCCAACCCGCGCGCACCGCCCCCACCCAATGCCAAGCCGATTTTTTTCATAGGGCCAGCAGTTCCTGTTTCAGCGTTTCATAGCGGCGGGTCAGGCGGGTGCCCATCTGGGATTCACGGTGATCAAACCCGAAGGCACGGCGTTTGACCGCCAGAACGGGGGGGGCTTGAATACGTTTGGCAACCCCCAGCCCCTGATACTGGGTCCACCATCGCTCCAGGTCGGCGATAAATGCGGTGGCGGAGGGAAACAGGTCGCTCACTTTGCCGGGATAGGCAATACACGCTTCCAGGGTTCCTGCCTTGTACCATTCCAGGATCTCCTCAGGCGTCACGCGGTTCCACTCTTCCACCCACGCCCGGAACAGGCGGTCATGGTAAGGGTAGATCAGGGGATCCCCCTTCCCTTCGTCCACCGCCTGCGCGGGACTCAACTCGGCGGAAGGCATGACCGTAAAGGCCCCCTCAGGGATCACGGGGCGTCCATAGACTTCCGCATTCAGATAGCGACCGAGGGCATAGACCTCCCCTTTCCAGAGGTCGGCAATGTTGGCGAGATACCCGCCCAGATCGCCATAGAGCGTGGTATAGCCCACCGTCATCTCCGACTTGTTGGCATTGCAGGTAAACACCCCGCCGAACGCCGCCGCCACGGCGGCCAGAATCCGGCCGGACCGGTCGCGCGCCTGGACATTCTCCATCAGGAAATCAGTCACAGCCCATGCGCGGCGCCCCTCCGGCCATTGCACCTCGATCTCAGTCAACTGGGCCCGGGTAAGGCGGACACTTTCCTCAATGGGAATTTCCACATAGCCACACCCGAGATTCCCGGCCAGTTCGCGCGCCAGGGAAATGGTGGTGGGGGAATTGAACCGGCTGGGCATATTGACGAGCAACAGTCGCTCGGGCGGCAGAATGCGACCATACAGGGCGGCCACCACAGCGGAGTCGATCCCGCCCGAGGCGCCCACCACCACCCGCTCCACCCCGCAGGTCTTCATGAACCGCTCGGTCCCGTACCGGATGGCCTCATACAGCATGGCCACATCATCCTCACGGGGCACGATCGGAGTGCCAAAGGCCTGCTGCCCGCCCGTGGGAAGCGCGAAATCCATGACGCCCGCGGCAAAAGGGGCCAGCGGTTCAACACTGTTCCCCTGACCATCATAGATGCAGGAAGCCCCGTCAAACGTGAACACCGTCTTCCCGTTGTTCTGCAGTCCGGTAGTATTGACGTAGATCAGGGGCCGCTCCATCCTGGCCGCAGCAGCCGCAAAAACCCGGTTGCGTTTGTTATTCTTATTGAAGGTAAACGGCGAACAACTCGCGTTCACCACAAAATCCACGCCGTGCTCCGCCAGCAATCCCAAAGGGGATACCGCATAATCACTATCCCAGGCATCCTCACAAAGCACCGCGCCCATCCGGCCACACGCGGTGTTCACCGGGGCAATCAAGGCACTGAGCGGCTTTCCCAACTCACACGCCAGCTTCCGGGTATCATGGAAATAACGACTATCGTCGAACTCCCGGTAATTGGGCATCAGGGTTTTGATGACAAAAGGGTAAGGTCCATCCACCGGACCGATAAAGCGTCCCGACTCAGCAACAAACAACGCATTATACTTACGGGTCCGGCCGTCCTCATTCTTCAGGTGCCAGTCGAGTCCGACATTGCCGAACACCACCGTCAGTCCCGCGGAGGCCGCCGCCCGGATTTCATCGCCACAGGCCTCGCATTCCCGCAGGAACGCCGCCCGCTCCCATTCATCCCCAAGCAGATAACCGGGAATGGCCATTTCAGGAAAAACAAGAAGCTGACGACCGGCCTGCTTGGCCGCGGCAATCTCAGCCAGCATCGTGACCGTATTCTCCCGGGGCCGTCCGGGGAGAACTTCCATCTGGACCAATCTGACTTGGATGTTACGCATAGAGACCATCAATATCAAAATGACTCACCACTAGCCTGCCGCTGAATTATCTACAGCAACTCGCCACTCATGTCACGCCAGTTAAACGGTCAGACTCGAATGGCGCTAACTTAAAAGCCTTTTCTGACTCATAATCTTAATCGTACTCATAATCCTTTTAAGCCGATCGCCTGAGCCACAACTGCAGGAAAATGATCAAGCGAGATGGCCGGCGTCGCGGGGTCACAGGAAGAAAGCCGCAGGTCATCCGGGGCAAGGGAGCATCCGGTAAAAGGCATGACGACGTCTTCCACCTTGTCTCCAACCCGCTGTTTCGCCCCCTGAAATCCAAACCTGGCGGCCGGATGACCCGAGCACGAATTCAGGCAACCGGAAATCCGGATATCATCGGTGATCCTGCGCAGCCACGTCATCTTCTCCGGTGTATCCGCAGGCAGAAGCCGATCCAGATGTTCAGCCAGGGTGTCGGCCAGCGCAGGAGCCGGCAGAACCCCGATTTTACATACCGCGGAACCGACACAAGTGGCGATGTGCCCTTTGAATGAGCGCAGCGTCAAATCCACTCCCGGGAAATCACTGATGAGCCGGCGGTATAAATCCGGTAAGGCGGCGGCGCACACCGGCCCGATCAGCAGGTCCTGACTCGGCATCAGGCGCAGGAATCTGCCGCCGGAGTCCTCCGCCAGTTTAGCCAGACCCCGGCAGTGTTCCGGCGTCAGATTTCCATAAGGGACATAAAGCCGGACCGTAGACTGCCCGGGCCCGAAGCGGGTCAGTCCTACGGCATGATGCGTCCAGACCTCATAGCCGGCGTCCTGGACCTTTTGAACGGAAGCGGCCACCGGCCTGCCAGCCAATGCGGAATAGTCGGGAGCCGGCAATAACACGGGAGGGGCCCAGACCGTTTGCTCAAAATAGAAATGGAACAGGCGGGCGAACGTCTCGGCTCCCCTGCGTTTTAAGATAAAACGGATCCGGGCCTGATTCCGGTTCGTGCGATCACCGTGGTCGCTGAAGAAATGAAGCATTGCCAGGGTACACCGGATAAACTGGTCGTGTGGCAGAAAATCGAACAGTTTGATGCCCACGTCGCTTTCCCGCCCCATGCCCCCACCCCCATAGACCGCAAACCCGCGACGCCCGCCTGAGGTAACCGCCAGAAACCCCAGATCCTGAGCCGCGGCAGTGAAGGCCTCGGTCGGTTTGGTAAACATTCCGATTTTGAATTTTCGCGGGAGCAGAAAGGCCTCCGGCCGGGCGGCCAGGGCCAGATGAATGGCCTTGGCATAAGGCAGGACATCGAACCCCTCGTCGGGTGCCAGTCCGCTGTCCGCCGAAATGAGAATGTTCCGATAGGTATTACCGCCCCCACCCTTGAAAGGGAGTCCCAGTTCGTGGCATGCCCGAAGGGTGCTGATGATGTTCCCCACGGACACATCGTGGAGTTGGATGGCCTGTCGACTGGATAGGTGCGCCCGCGGGATCTGGTTACGCTCCATTACCCCGGCCAGTCCGGCCAGGGTGGCGGACTCAAGATGGCCGCCGGTCAATCTTACGCGCAGCATGAACAGGCCGTTTCGTTGTTCGTAGATCCCGGAAGGAGCCAGAACCGGTTTCAACTGATTACCAGTCAGAGCACCCGCCTGATAGGTAGCGATGGCCAGAGCGAGCCCGCCATAAGGATCCTCTTGTCCGTCACACGGAAATGTCTTCATGGGAATGGATTATGATAGGTATTCAGGGAAAAGCACATCAAATCTCGCCTTAACCGATGAGGCTCTATTTGATCAAGGCAGACGCATCTAACTATTCAGCAGAATCAAGATAATCAGACGGAATTTGCGGAATGGTTGAAATGGTCAAACAACCCTTTGCGGGTACATCCCTATGTTTTGGCTCCCGCTGTGGGGCGGATGTCCCCATCCGCCTTGTTGCTCGTTGGGCTCACAGACAGGCGGATGAGGACATCCGCCCCACAACTCAGTGAGGCACGCACCCCCTGCTTCAGTCTTCAAAACAATTTTGTTTGTTTTGTTCATTCCATCAAATTCCCATTACCCCCCATATTGTGATTCTAGATGCGGCCACCTTGGCTGTTTGATTGACATCGATGACCGTTCAGGCTTTTATCCACACATGCGGCAGAACGTTTTCATGGTTATGCTTATCCTGCTTCTGGGGCGAACGGCCTGGAGTGATACGAATACCAATTATCTGGCAGGCTTCAGCTGGCCGATTGGTGAAAAAATCACCTATCAACTCTACTGGGGGATCATCCCGGTCGGCACCGCCATCACCTGGACCGAATGGGCCGAATTTGAAGGACGTCGTTTGCTGGCGATCCGGATGCGCACGATCTCCAACAAGGTCGTCGAAAAATTATACCCTGTGGACGACACCATCGAAAGTCTCATTGATCCGGAGACCTTTCTTCCCGTGCGATTTTCCAAGAACATGAGCGAAGGAACTCATAAATACATCGAAACAACCGATTTTGACCGGAGCAATAAAGTGGCGCACTGGGAGTCGCAACTGACCGGAAAAAAGAAGGAATACCCCATTGAGGCTGAAACACGAGATATCCCCTCTTTAATGTATTACTTGAGAAACCAGACCTTTAATGTCGGGACCCAGCAGCATTTCCGGGTTCAGGCGGACGAAAAAGTCTACGACCTGTGGCTCAACGTCCAAAAGAAAGAAAAGATCGACACCCCGAACTATGGCAAAGTGGCCAGCATCAAGGTGGAACCGGAAGCCGCCTTTAATGGACTCTTTGTCCGCAAGGGGAAACTCTGGATCTGGATATCCGATGACCCGCGCGCCGTGGGTACCCGGATCGAGGCAAGCATCCCGGTCGCCAATGTGCGGGCGGTGGTCATGCAGGTGGAAGGTCCGGGTACTGATTTCTGGGTAAAACCCAAGGGAACCGACAAAAAAGACCCTTAAAAACAAGGGGCCGGACAGAATTATTACGTTCTTTGCTAAACGTAGTGGATTTCACCCGAAAAAAAGTTTACTCTTAGGTCGTTATGAATATTGCGATTCCAAAAATCATTCAAGGCGGGATGGGTACCGGTGTTTCAAACTGGCGTTTGGCGCAGACGGTCTCCAAACTCGGACAACTCGGCGTCGTTTCCGGCACCGGGCTTGATCACGTGATGGTCCGCCGCCTTCAGGATGGTGACCCGGAAGGACATATTCGTCGTGCCTTGAGCCATTTTCCTTTCCAGAAGATGGTCCAGACCATCCTGAATAATTATTTTATTCCCAACGGGAAGGCCCCCGACGCGCCCTATCGCAATTTCGGTCCGCACGCCGTGTCAGGCAAACGGGAACCCCAGGAGCTCTGTATCGCCGCCAATTTCGTGGAAGTCTTCCTCGCCCGCGAGGGACACACCAATCCTGTCGGCATCAATTATCTGGAGAAAATCCAGTTGCCACATCTCCCCTCGATTTACGGGGCCATGCTGGCCGGTGTCAGTGTTGTCATTATGGGCGCCGGCATCCCCATCGAAATTCCAGGCATTCTGGACGTTCTCGTCAACCACGAAGCCGTCTCCTACCCGATCCATGTAACGACGCAGAAGGCCGGCGGCGAAATGATCCGGCTCGAGTTTAACCCGCACGATTTCCAGGAAGATACCACCACCCCGTTGGCCGCCCTGCATCGCCCGGCCTTTCTGCCCATCGTGTCCTCCGATACTCTGGCCACCATGCTGATTCGGCGTTCCACCGGGAGCATCCAGGGCTTTATCATTGAGGGGCCCCTGGCTGGCGGTCACAATGCCCCTCCCCGCGGCAAACTCCAGTTATCCGCGCTTGGCGAACCGATCTATGGCCCGCGTGATACCGTTGATCTGGCGGCCTTCCGTGAGATGAAATTGCCCTTCTGGCTGGCCGGCAACTACGGGTCCGCCGCTAAACTCGCCGCCGCCCTGGCAGAAGGCGCCTCCGGGGTTCAAGTGGGAACCGCCTTTGCCTTGTGTGTTGAATCCGGAGTGACCCCGGAATTACGGCGGGCCCTGGTTCAAAAGGCACTGGATGGCAAGGCGAAAATTTTCACGGATCCCCTGGCTTCACCGACCGGGTTCCCCTTCAAAGTCGCCTGTCTGGAAGGAACGCTTTCAGAGCCTGAAATATACAATCAGCGAAAACGGGTCTGCGACCTGGGCTTCCTGCGCGAAGTGTATCGCAAGGATGACGGCACCATCGGCTATCGTTGCCCGGCGGAACCCGTCGCGTCCTATGTGGCCAAAGGCGGCAAAGTCGAGGATACGGTCAACCGGAAATGCCTCTGCAATGGACTGGTCTCGGACATCGGGTTCCCGCAGCATTTCAGGGGCGGCGGCCACGAATGGCCGATCCTCACCCTGGGCGATGACTACGTCAACATTAGCCAATTCTGCAAGCCCGGTAGCCTCGATTTCACCGCCGCTGATGTCATTAGAACCATCCTCGGGTAACCCCCCTCCGGATGAACCCGACCGTCTCATTCAAAACCATTGGGTGCCGGCTGAATCAGGCGGAAACCGCCGCCATGACGGCCAGCTTTACCCGGGCGGGCTACCAGCCTACCCCTTTTGGCACCCCGTGTGATGTCACCATCATTCACGGCTGCGCGATCACCGGAAAAGCCGAACACAGCTCCCTTTACGCGGCCCGGCAGGCCAAACGTACCAACCCCGGAACGCTGGTGATTCTCGCCGGATGCCCCGCCGAAACCCTGGGCCCAACCTTGGAGCATCATCCCAGCGTGGACCTGACGGTCGGCCAAACTGAGAAATTCTCTATTCCGGAGAGGCTCCACCGCCTCCAGCCGGAACGATTTCCCCGCCCCCCGGCGACATGCCCCGACCCGCCTGTCCCTCACTTCGAAACCCAGCGCGCGCTCATCAAGGTACAGGATGGCTGCGACTTCCATTGCGCCTATTGCATTGTTCCCACCGCACGGGGTAACCCTGTGAGCCGCCCGTTAGCGGAAATCAGGGATGAAGTTCATCGCGTCGTCGAGGCCGGGTTCACCGAAATCATCCTGACGGGCGCCAATCTGGGCCGCTATCAGGATGGGCCCCATCCCTTGGTCGACCTGATCCGCACGCTCGAAGCGCTTCCCGCCCTCAAGCGAATCCGGCTCAGTTCCGTCGAAATCACCACCACAGAAGCGTCCATCATTGATCACATGGCGGCCTCTTCCAAACTCTGTCACTTCCTGCACATCCCGCTCCAAAGCGGAGACGATCGCACCCTGGCCGCCATGGGGCGCCGGTATGATGCGACGGCCTTTCGCAAAACCATTGACTACGCCGTCAGCCGGATTCCCGACCTGGGCCTGGGCACGGATATCATTGTGGGGTTCCCGGGCGAAAATGACGGCGCGT
The sequence above is a segment of the bacterium genome. Coding sequences within it:
- a CDS encoding DUF3108 domain-containing protein; translated protein: MVMLILLLGRTAWSDTNTNYLAGFSWPIGEKITYQLYWGIIPVGTAITWTEWAEFEGRRLLAIRMRTISNKVVEKLYPVDDTIESLIDPETFLPVRFSKNMSEGTHKYIETTDFDRSNKVAHWESQLTGKKKEYPIEAETRDIPSLMYYLRNQTFNVGTQQHFRVQADEKVYDLWLNVQKKEKIDTPNYGKVASIKVEPEAAFNGLFVRKGKLWIWISDDPRAVGTRIEASIPVANVRAVVMQVEGPGTDFWVKPKGTDKKDP
- a CDS encoding nitrite/sulfite reductase — protein: MKTFPCDGQEDPYGGLALAIATYQAGALTGNQLKPVLAPSGIYEQRNGLFMLRVRLTGGHLESATLAGLAGVMERNQIPRAHLSSRQAIQLHDVSVGNIISTLRACHELGLPFKGGGGNTYRNILISADSGLAPDEGFDVLPYAKAIHLALAARPEAFLLPRKFKIGMFTKPTEAFTAAAQDLGFLAVTSGGRRGFAVYGGGGMGRESDVGIKLFDFLPHDQFIRCTLAMLHFFSDHGDRTNRNQARIRFILKRRGAETFARLFHFYFEQTVWAPPVLLPAPDYSALAGRPVAASVQKVQDAGYEVWTHHAVGLTRFGPGQSTVRLYVPYGNLTPEHCRGLAKLAEDSGGRFLRLMPSQDLLIGPVCAAALPDLYRRLISDFPGVDLTLRSFKGHIATCVGSAVCKIGVLPAPALADTLAEHLDRLLPADTPEKMTWLRRITDDIRISGCLNSCSGHPAARFGFQGAKQRVGDKVEDVVMPFTGCSLAPDDLRLSSCDPATPAISLDHFPAVVAQAIGLKGL
- a CDS encoding patatin-like phospholipase family protein, coding for MKKIGLALGGGGARGLAHIPMLEVFDELGIRPHRIAGTSIGAVMGALYASGISGAEIRAGVHSMLKSPDESFRKVLQRKGSFKWLQFLDVEFGHGGLLKGDKFIDFLYEAMRVSRFEDLRIPLNVVATDFYSSEQVVIKSGELLDAVKASMAIPGVFTPVRRDGRILIDGGSVNPVPFDLLDDCDLVVAINVMGEQHSPRRHMPSLFRVVLGTFDIMQKSIITEKLRQVQPDLYITPELIDIDILEFYKAEKIYEQAKPACLKLKHALEQLR
- the nadE gene encoding NAD(+) synthase → MRNIQVRLVQMEVLPGRPRENTVTMLAEIAAAKQAGRQLLVFPEMAIPGYLLGDEWERAAFLRECEACGDEIRAAASAGLTVVFGNVGLDWHLKNEDGRTRKYNALFVAESGRFIGPVDGPYPFVIKTLMPNYREFDDSRYFHDTRKLACELGKPLSALIAPVNTACGRMGAVLCEDAWDSDYAVSPLGLLAEHGVDFVVNASCSPFTFNKNNKRNRVFAAAAARMERPLIYVNTTGLQNNGKTVFTFDGASCIYDGQGNSVEPLAPFAAGVMDFALPTGGQQAFGTPIVPREDDVAMLYEAIRYGTERFMKTCGVERVVVGASGGIDSAVVAALYGRILPPERLLLVNMPSRFNSPTTISLARELAGNLGCGYVEIPIEESVRLTRAQLTEIEVQWPEGRRAWAVTDFLMENVQARDRSGRILAAVAAAFGGVFTCNANKSEMTVGYTTLYGDLGGYLANIADLWKGEVYALGRYLNAEVYGRPVIPEGAFTVMPSAELSPAQAVDEGKGDPLIYPYHDRLFRAWVEEWNRVTPEEILEWYKAGTLEACIAYPGKVSDLFPSATAFIADLERWWTQYQGLGVAKRIQAPPVLAVKRRAFGFDHRESQMGTRLTRRYETLKQELLAL
- a CDS encoding MiaB/RimO family radical SAM methylthiotransferase → MNPTVSFKTIGCRLNQAETAAMTASFTRAGYQPTPFGTPCDVTIIHGCAITGKAEHSSLYAARQAKRTNPGTLVILAGCPAETLGPTLEHHPSVDLTVGQTEKFSIPERLHRLQPERFPRPPATCPDPPVPHFETQRALIKVQDGCDFHCAYCIVPTARGNPVSRPLAEIRDEVHRVVEAGFTEIILTGANLGRYQDGPHPLVDLIRTLEALPALKRIRLSSVEITTTEASIIDHMAASSKLCHFLHIPLQSGDDRTLAAMGRRYDATAFRKTIDYAVSRIPDLGLGTDIIVGFPGENDGAFDNTVKLVRDLPFSNLHIFPYSRRSGTRADTMTDQIPDAKKKERLQALTVIGETKRQLYAESFIGKQVSVLIERVDKEGNGHGWTGQYVQARITGAGFEPRQIVTACVTRAEAGAIEAHIRSCDGR
- a CDS encoding PEGA domain-containing protein — its product is MKTHLFIPALLALFTLTSSAAPLRIALLEFNDETGARPESSMIGPINTAALAAKGIDLTARQLMEQKGFILIDRRDFIEKLQKSTPRELLEGQPRPAYIQAAQLLGASSMLRGSLSSFSTRKELYNMEGSKIELTKLSLRITLRALDVVDGAVISIAEGVADQSFRQTASQQTQLGEEDLLKLMEVAINQAVPKLTAALIKHGETEARPKTRLTIDSTDNPALVEVDGILVGVTPLTGLEVYQGDHTLTVSRPGYTTMSKRILMNNKLQINVPMLRTDITVEERVKILDKAQLKVYLTDGKPDILVQEIKD
- a CDS encoding nitronate monooxygenase, which gives rise to MNIAIPKIIQGGMGTGVSNWRLAQTVSKLGQLGVVSGTGLDHVMVRRLQDGDPEGHIRRALSHFPFQKMVQTILNNYFIPNGKAPDAPYRNFGPHAVSGKREPQELCIAANFVEVFLAREGHTNPVGINYLEKIQLPHLPSIYGAMLAGVSVVIMGAGIPIEIPGILDVLVNHEAVSYPIHVTTQKAGGEMIRLEFNPHDFQEDTTTPLAALHRPAFLPIVSSDTLATMLIRRSTGSIQGFIIEGPLAGGHNAPPRGKLQLSALGEPIYGPRDTVDLAAFREMKLPFWLAGNYGSAAKLAAALAEGASGVQVGTAFALCVESGVTPELRRALVQKALDGKAKIFTDPLASPTGFPFKVACLEGTLSEPEIYNQRKRVCDLGFLREVYRKDDGTIGYRCPAEPVASYVAKGGKVEDTVNRKCLCNGLVSDIGFPQHFRGGGHEWPILTLGDDYVNISQFCKPGSLDFTAADVIRTILG